In the genome of Ptychodera flava strain L36383 chromosome 13, AS_Pfla_20210202, whole genome shotgun sequence, one region contains:
- the LOC139147867 gene encoding uncharacterized protein, with amino-acid sequence MSTAGSNPSVYVTPTNTPTKLVSRLVISPHSKEAVCVVCGKDVQKADLRRKLYRNRCKTSVCKNIEVVIGEELTEHLNTNTSCKQCAERADNLVKKILQWRETFAKTKNALLLRSKETIPKRMRSDSSTPVKSSKRPLFHQVQQSATQVPHKTTEDISTVMPSDLESMNRQNTISASLFKTCVEEYGVQHVVLSFPNCGTRVYKPKEEFSSLIKKLMFTSYDNIAQECLSGGSKELSHSIYRQVCSKISNEVGSLCSLSNPSILRYKGKDDLIDFSWDKMLQEMQERAPTLLMMLEASINNPSQQRNKVKKGDKLIPMLMSSTSQLISIYNDDMNTVRRLYSVLLKKGGCKKTAMDRLASQHICMSYQSTNNMFEKFGEDFAVNLNEWKVHVERDSLVEKNLRRDLKALNEEMTQAEVISASQVLQRVALEAELNDHTDLMHPGYSFTGDNVDIRNKVRQMTITHQNRDHHMFHIVAYKNRVSGNDLHNEEPRSDVKKVPFTNFLPSLSENEILAEEFSYLVAKTWTTHIPSLQRYGENLPHHLSHVYENEMKQKTEKVHLGVLEKNEQYGDDMLDILDYINQYVPKHSDDTPEKILSGGDYLTFERHKEAQSQKQDSPTAYQCLEGLVAKIEDFHAQAEWQKVIWHHLYSTASSKDIGTLYAARNATNSRNVSSDPHRDFYANAELLDKFTNAYVITGGVHHFGMTNMNDRPLTNNYSGDDSADSKKEYILKEARKFVDKYVMNQVPKLEDTAPRSINDYSCKYCGKMYIRPKT; translated from the exons ATGTCAACTGCAGGCAGTAATCCCTCTGTCTATGTTACTCCAACAAACACTCCCACCAAACTGGTGAGTAGACTGGTTATATCACCGCATTCCAAGGAAGCGGTATGTGTTGTCTGTGGAAAAGATGTTCAGAAAGCTGATTTACGGCGCAAATTATACAGAAATCGCTGTAAGACATCCGTCTGTAAAAATATTGAAGTTGTCATTGGCGAGGAGCTAACAGAACATTTAAACACAAACACGTCTTGCAAGCAATGTGCAGAGAGAGCAGACAACCTGgtgaaaaaaatactgcaatggagagaaacttttgcaaaaacaaaGAACGCTCTGCTGCTCAGAAGTAAAGAGACAATACCGAAAAGGATGAGAAGTGATTCAAGTACCCCGGTGAAGTCATCCAAGCGCCCCCTTTTCCATCAAGTTCAACAGTCTGCCACACAGGTACCTCATAAAACCACTGAAGATATATCTACAGTCATGCCGTCTGATTTGGAAAGCATGAATAGGCAGAATACAATTTCTGCAAGTTTATTCAAGACCTGCGTAGAAGAATATGGTGTCCAG CATGTAGTTCTGTCATTCCCAAATTGTGGTACTAGAGTTTACAAACCAAAGGAGGAGTTCAGCAGTTTGATCAAGAAACTGATGTTTACATCATATGATAACATTGCTCAGGAGTGCCTTTCTGGAGGTTCCAAGGAACTAAGCCATTCCATATACAGACAGGTGTGCAGTAAAATCTCAAACGAGGTCGGCAGTCTTTGCAGTCTTTCTAACCCCTCCATACTGAGATACAAGGGTAAAGATGACCTCATCGATTTTTCCTGGGATAAAATGCTGCAAGAAATGCAAGAGAGGGCGCCAACATTATTAATGATGTTGGAGGCTTCAATAAATAATCCATCACAGCAACGTAACAAAGTAAAGAAGGGAGACAAGCTGATCCCAATGCTCATGTCATCAACATCTCAACTCATTTCAATTTATAATGATGACATGAATACTGTCAGAAGACTGTACAGTGTACTATTGAAGAAAGGTGGTTGTAAAAAAACAGCGATGGATAGGTTGGCCAGTCAACACATATGTATGAGTTATCAGAGTACAAACAACATGTTCGAGAAATTTGGGGAAGACTTTGCAGTCAACCTGAATGAATGGAAAGTCCATGTGGAGAGAGACTCTCTGGTAGAAAAGAATCTCCGGAGAGATCTGAAAGCCCTCAATGAAGAAATGACACAGGCAGAAGTCATCAGTGCCAGCCAGGTTCTTCAAAGGGTAGCACTGGAAGCTGAACTTAATGATCATACAGATCTCATGCATCCAGGATATTCGTTCACAGGTGACAATGTTGACATAAGAAACAAAGTGAGGCAGATGACTATCACACATCAAAATAGAGACCATCACATGTTCCATATAGTGGCATACAAGAACAGGGTGTCAGGGAATGACTTACACAATGAAGAGCCTCGAAGTGATGTCAAAAAAGTGCCCTTTACTAATTTCCTACCATCTCTCTCAGAAAATGAAATCCTTGCTGAAGAATTTAGTTACCTGGTTGCTAAGACTTGGACAACACACATTCCATCACTCCAACGCTATGGTGAAAATTTACCACATCATCTTTCCCATGTTTATGAAAATGAGATGAAGCAAAAAACTGAGAAG GTTCACCTTGGTGTTTTGGAGAAGAATGAACAGTATGGCGATGACATGCTGGATATTTTGGATTACATCAACCAGTATGTACCAAAACACAGTGATGATACACCAGAGAAAATTCTGAGTGGGGGAGATTACCTAACATTTGAGAGGCACAAAGAAGCTCAGTCACAAAAGCAAGACAGCCCTACAGCATATCAATGTCTCGAGGGGCTTGTGGCAAAGATAGAGGATTTCCATGCTCAAGCTGAGTGGCAAAAG GTAATCTGGCACCATCTCTACAGTACTGCATCAAGCAAAGATATAGGGACTTTATATGCCGCCAGAAATGCTACAAACTCAAGGAATGTGTCCAGTGATCCACACCGGgacttttatgcaaatgctGAACTCTTGGACAAATTCACCAATGCCTATGTAATCACTGGAGGAGTGCATCATTTTGGAATGACAAACATGAATGACAGACCTTTGACAAACAACTATTCAG GTGATGATTCAGCTGACAGTAAAAAAGAGTACATATtgaaagaagccaggaaatttgTTGACAAGTATGTCATGAACCAAGTTCCAAAGCTTGAAGACACAGCACCCAGAAGTATAAATGATTACAGTTGCAAATACTGTGGGAAAATGTATATTCGCCCAAAAACCTAG
- the LOC139147866 gene encoding ATP-dependent DNA helicase RecQ-like, with protein sequence MATSEQRRDYSDALKKLGYSHLKEFQRRVIDGYVDGRDVFVSVPTGSGKSMTYEVAPFVLDSIKFTAGKIDTANTKSIVLVVSPLIALMKEQVNNLESRGIKAVCVTDSESLTQKGIANGNYNILFGSPEAFLSKFRRTLLSQEYRSRIGAIFVDESHCIKKWGKDTVKEKAFRKHYGQLGEIRSLIRSGVPIITLTATATMETRTLSQRTCA encoded by the exons ATGGCGACTTCAGAGCAGCGCCGAGATTACTCTGACGCTTTGAAAAAACTCGGATACTCACATTTGAAAGAGTTTCAAAGAAGAGTTATAGACGGCTATGTTGATGGGAGAGATGTTTTTGTCAGTGTACCGACAGGAAGTGGGAAGTCAATGACTTACGAAGTCGCCCCTTTTGTTCTGGACTCGATCAAGTTTACAGCGGGCAAGATAGATACGGCAAACACAAAATCTATCGTGCTTGTCGTATCCCCATTGATCGCACTGATGAAAGAACAGGTTAATAATCTTGAGAGCCGAGGTATCAAGGCTGTGTGCGTTACAGACAGCGAATCATTGACTCAAAAAGGCATTGCAAATGGCAATTACAACATCCTGTTTGGCAGTCCAGAGGCATTTTTATCGAAGTTCAGACGGACTTTGTTATCGCAAGAGTATCGATCCCGAATTGGAGCAATCTTTGTGGACGAGAGCCACTGCATTAAAAAGTG GGGAAAAGACACTGTGAAAGAGAAAGCATTCAGGAAGCACTATGGTCAACTTGGAGAAATTAGGTCTCTTATACGGAGTGGTGTGCCAATCATCACACTTACCGCCACAGCAACCATGGAAACCAGAACGTTATCACAAAGGACTTGTGCATGA